From the genome of bacterium:
TGCGCCACACTGCCAGCGCTGCGGACGATCTTGCCGCCCTCTCCCGGCCTGAGCTCGATATTGTGTATCGAGGTGCCCAGCGGAATATTGGAGAGGGGGAGCGAATTGCCGGGCTGGATCTCGGCGCCTGCCGAGGCCATGAGCGAATCGCCCACGCTGAGCCCCACCGGAGCCAGGATGTAGCGTTTCTCTCCGTCCGCGTAAGCCACCAGGGCGATGCGGGCCGAACGGTTCGGATCGTACTCCAGCGCCTTGACGCAGGCGGGGATGTCCCGCTTGTCGCGCTTGAAGTCGATCATGCGATACTTCATCTTCGCGCCGCCGCCCCTGTGGAACGACGTGATCCTGCCGTTGCAGTTGCGGCCGGCGTGTTTCTGGAGCACCTCGGTCAGCTTACGCTCAGGCTTCTTGGATGAAAGCTCTGAGAAATCATATGCGGTCATTCCGCGGCGCCCAGGTGTTATCGGTGCGTAACTCTTTATTACCATGGCTGCCCTCTTCTATGTGACTGCCTCAATGTCGTTTGTGTTTAGCTTCAGCAACTCGTCGCTCACGCGCCTTCCATGAACTCGATTCGGTCTCCCTCTTTGAGGGTGACGATCGCCTTCTTCCACGGGGAGGTCTTCCCCGCGCTCTTGCCCACGCGCTTGTACTTCGCGGGCATCGATATGGTGTGCACGTCCTCCACCGTCACCTTGAACACACCCTCCACCGCCCTGCGTATGTCGTGCTTCGTGGCCTTAGGGTTCACAGCGAACGAGTATTTGTTGTGCTCCTGCGCGGCCGTGCTTTTCTCCGTGACCGCCGGCTTCTTTATAACCTCGAATATGTTCATGGCCTCAGCACCTCCTCTACCTTCTCAAGCGCAGGCCTCGTGATGACGGCGCGATCGAACCGCATGAGGTCGTAGACATTCAGCCCTTCCCAGCGGACCATGCGCACGTCACGGATGTTCCGCACGGACTTACGAAGGATGTCGTTTTCCTCAGCGATAACAATCAGGGCGTTCGTAGCGCCCAGATTCTTGAGCCCATCCACCATCGTCTTGGTCTTGATCTCCTTGAGCGGCAGCTCATCGACTATGATGAGCTTTCCCTCCGCCTTCTTCAGAGAGAGCGCCTGTCTGAGCCCGCCGCGGCGCGCCTCGGAAGGAAGCCTGTAGCTGTAGTCGCGGGGCTTGGGGCCGAATGCCTTGCCACCGCCTACGAAGATGTTCGCCTTGGCGTCGCAGTGACGGGCCCTTCCGGTGCCCTTCTGGCGATACATCTTGGCGGTCGTGCCGCTCACCTGGCCCCTGGTCTTGCAGGATGCAGTGCCGCTGCGGCGGCTCGCCCTCTGCATCTTCACGATTTCGTAGAGCAGCGCAGTCTTGGGCGCGATCCCGAAGATAGAATCATCGAGTTCGATCTCTCCCACCTTCGCGTTCTTTATGTTGAGGACCGGTTCCTTCACGGTTTCACTCCTTTGCGCCCCTCTCAGAGGACGCCTTTACTTGCTCTCCTGGGCCACAGGTTCAGCATTCTGCTCGGGCAAAGCGGCCATCTCGGCCTTGGCGC
Proteins encoded in this window:
- the rplD gene encoding 50S ribosomal protein L4, with the translated sequence MKEPVLNIKNAKVGEIELDDSIFGIAPKTALLYEIVKMQRASRRSGTASCKTRGQVSGTTAKMYRQKGTGRARHCDAKANIFVGGGKAFGPKPRDYSYRLPSEARRGGLRQALSLKKAEGKLIIVDELPLKEIKTKTMVDGLKNLGATNALIVIAEENDILRKSVRNIRDVRMVRWEGLNVYDLMRFDRAVITRPALEKVEEVLRP
- the rplW gene encoding 50S ribosomal protein L23 — encoded protein: MNIFEVIKKPAVTEKSTAAQEHNKYSFAVNPKATKHDIRRAVEGVFKVTVEDVHTISMPAKYKRVGKSAGKTSPWKKAIVTLKEGDRIEFMEGA
- the rplB gene encoding 50S ribosomal protein L2, translating into MVIKSYAPITPGRRGMTAYDFSELSSKKPERKLTEVLQKHAGRNCNGRITSFHRGGGAKMKYRMIDFKRDKRDIPACVKALEYDPNRSARIALVAYADGEKRYILAPVGLSVGDSLMASAGAEIQPGNSLPLSNIPLGTSIHNIELRPGEGGKIVRSAGSVAQLMARDDNYAQIKLPSGEVRMVHINCWATIGQVGNVDHENVELGKAGRVRHMGWRPHVRGTAMNPVDHPHGGGEGRTKGGRHPVTPWGKPTKGAKTRSCVRTTRFIVSDRRAK